One Oculatellaceae cyanobacterium genomic region harbors:
- a CDS encoding PAS domain S-box protein: MLNTTRSRLVRYSVPLVTITVTLMLTLLLRRWLNMAEIPSLICFALLVLSGWYSLISRQQQAALRASNQQLQAILENSPVVVYLKDVQGRYILINRQFENLFHVSKKDVIGKTDYEIFSKDFADKFRANDQKVLTDLNPLEFEEVAPHQDGLHSYFSVKFPLYNSAGIADAICGISTDITRRKQAEDAVRQAQYELERRVEERTAQLAKINAELQHQIIQRQQVEDTLLIKNEVLEQMPEAVIVTDLEGKIQKWLGSAEDIFGYTDQEVIGKQVKFLYRSDIQEEINALVIQEMETSGLFVGEIACIKKNKSEVPIETTAKKVYEKTGKPVCFVGIYRDITERKQAELERSQLMRAQAISVISETAEQSSAFLAEVSAVLASSLDYDTTLNSVAQLIVPFLADWCAIDIYDQTTHSIRRVAVAHQDPSKIAFAWQLNQLYPEHPDAPNGVPKVLRTGLSEIAYEIPDAGLVNTAQDAEHLRILRELGLKSAIVVPLIARGRSLGVISLITAESDRRYTDTDLSLTEELARRAAFAVDNARLYTEAQQARQIAEIAADRTARLQKVTAALSESLTPSQVAEVIVEQGMAAFGANSALVVLLTQDGSQLEIIRAVGYKPELLESWRYFSIHEPYPLSEAVRTGIAVWAECKAERIAQYPHLAEVYAHYEHEAWVSMPLMVDGRAIGGVTLNFKEPQKFNEEDRIFMLTLAQQCAQAIARAYLYEAEKAARSTAETASRMKDEFLAVLSHELRTPLNSMLGWSKLLRSRKFDEATTARALETIERNAQLQSQLIEDILDVSRIIRGKLRLNIRPVNLLPVIESAIDAVRPAANAKAIQLELVPNDSIGLVSADSDRLQQVLWNLLSNAIKFTPDGGKVKVQLDSTDSQVQIQVIDTGKGISPEFLPYVFERFSQADSTTTRSYGGLGLGLAIVRHLVELHGGTVKADSLGDGQGATFTIYIPLLQASREVEKHPNNAEKNSATLSALTQENSLLSGLKILVVDDSADTLAYLTAAIEQYGAKVEAIASVSEAIIALKNLHPDVLISDIGMPDQDGYDLIKQVRSLEQLGQIPAMALTAYAREEDRTRALSAGFQMYLSKPVEPDKLASAIAQLVGRNIPISSQIS, encoded by the coding sequence ATGTTGAATACAACACGCTCTCGGCTGGTGCGATACAGCGTTCCTTTAGTGACAATTACAGTAACGCTAATGTTGACACTGCTGCTTCGTCGCTGGCTCAACATGGCAGAAATACCCTCTTTGATCTGCTTTGCACTTTTAGTGTTAAGTGGTTGGTATAGCTTAATTAGTAGACAACAGCAGGCAGCTTTACGCGCTTCCAATCAACAACTACAAGCTATTTTAGAGAATTCTCCAGTAGTTGTATACCTTAAAGATGTTCAAGGTCGCTACATACTAATTAACCGTCAGTTTGAAAATTTATTTCATGTCAGCAAGAAAGATGTGATTGGCAAAACTGATTACGAGATTTTCTCAAAAGATTTTGCTGACAAATTTAGAGCGAATGATCAAAAAGTGTTGACAGATTTAAATCCTTTAGAGTTTGAAGAGGTGGCTCCTCATCAAGATGGATTACATAGCTATTTTTCCGTCAAGTTTCCGCTTTATAACTCTGCTGGAATTGCTGATGCTATTTGTGGAATTTCTACTGATATCACCCGTCGTAAACAAGCTGAAGATGCTGTACGGCAAGCTCAATATGAACTAGAAAGGCGCGTAGAAGAACGTACTGCCCAACTGGCTAAAATTAATGCTGAGTTGCAACACCAAATAATTCAGCGTCAGCAGGTAGAAGATACTTTATTAATTAAAAATGAAGTATTGGAACAAATGCCAGAGGCAGTTATAGTTACAGACTTGGAAGGTAAGATTCAAAAATGGCTTGGGTCAGCAGAAGATATTTTTGGTTACACAGATCAAGAAGTAATTGGTAAACAAGTTAAGTTTCTGTATCGCTCAGATATCCAAGAAGAAATTAACGCTCTTGTTATTCAGGAAATGGAAACAAGTGGTTTATTTGTGGGTGAGATTGCTTGTATAAAAAAAAATAAGTCGGAAGTTCCGATAGAAACAACAGCGAAAAAGGTTTATGAAAAAACAGGTAAACCTGTTTGTTTTGTGGGGATTTATCGAGATATTACTGAGCGTAAGCAAGCAGAGTTAGAACGCTCTCAACTAATGAGAGCGCAAGCAATATCTGTTATATCAGAAACAGCAGAGCAAAGTTCAGCTTTCTTGGCAGAAGTCAGCGCCGTTTTAGCTTCTTCTCTTGACTACGACACGACATTAAATAGTGTGGCGCAACTCATAGTACCTTTTTTGGCTGATTGGTGTGCAATTGATATATACGATCAGACCACACACTCTATCCGTCGGGTAGCTGTAGCTCATCAAGATCCATCAAAAATAGCATTCGCGTGGCAGCTAAATCAACTTTACCCAGAACATCCCGATGCACCCAATGGTGTACCCAAGGTGTTACGAACGGGTTTGTCGGAGATTGCCTATGAAATTCCTGATGCTGGTTTGGTGAATACTGCTCAAGATGCGGAGCATTTGCGGATTCTGCGTGAGTTAGGTTTGAAATCAGCTATTGTTGTGCCTTTAATTGCCCGTGGGCGATCGCTTGGTGTAATCTCCTTAATTACAGCCGAATCAGATCGTCGCTATACTGATACTGATCTGTCTTTAACTGAGGAATTAGCTCGTCGTGCAGCCTTTGCCGTTGATAACGCTCGGCTTTATACTGAAGCTCAACAAGCTCGACAGATTGCAGAAATAGCAGCAGACCGCACAGCGCGGTTGCAAAAAGTTACTGCTGCACTCTCAGAATCTCTTACGCCTTCCCAAGTTGCTGAAGTAATTGTGGAACAGGGAATGGCAGCTTTTGGTGCTAACAGCGCGTTAGTAGTACTGCTAACTCAAGATGGTAGCCAACTAGAAATCATTCGTGCAGTTGGCTATAAGCCAGAATTACTAGAATCCTGGCGCTATTTTTCGATACATGAACCTTACCCGCTATCAGAAGCAGTACGAACAGGAATTGCTGTCTGGGCAGAGTGTAAGGCTGAAAGAATTGCCCAATATCCGCATTTAGCTGAAGTTTATGCCCACTATGAGCATGAAGCGTGGGTTTCGATGCCACTAATGGTAGATGGAAGAGCAATTGGCGGGGTGACTTTGAACTTTAAAGAACCGCAGAAATTTAACGAAGAAGACCGGATATTTATGCTGACTTTAGCGCAGCAGTGCGCTCAAGCGATCGCTCGTGCTTATTTATATGAAGCAGAAAAGGCTGCACGTAGCACTGCTGAAACAGCTAGCCGTATGAAGGATGAATTTTTAGCTGTGCTGTCTCACGAACTCCGCACACCCCTTAATTCGATGCTGGGTTGGTCTAAGTTGCTGCGTAGCCGTAAGTTTGATGAAGCAACCACTGCACGGGCTTTAGAAACAATTGAGCGCAATGCACAGTTACAATCACAATTAATAGAAGATATTTTAGATGTTTCGCGGATTATTAGGGGAAAACTACGTTTAAATATCCGTCCTGTTAATTTGTTACCTGTAATTGAATCTGCCATTGATGCTGTACGTCCAGCAGCAAATGCTAAAGCAATTCAATTAGAATTAGTTCCCAACGACTCAATCGGCTTAGTATCAGCAGATAGCGATCGCTTACAGCAGGTATTATGGAATTTGCTTTCTAATGCGATCAAATTCACACCTGATGGTGGCAAAGTGAAGGTGCAACTAGATAGCACAGACAGCCAAGTTCAAATTCAAGTAATTGATACAGGTAAAGGTATTAGTCCTGAATTTTTACCTTATGTGTTTGAACGCTTTAGCCAAGCTGATAGCACTACTACTAGATCATACGGTGGCTTAGGGTTGGGATTAGCAATTGTACGCCACTTAGTAGAGTTACACGGTGGAACGGTAAAAGCTGATAGTTTGGGAGATGGGCAAGGAGCAACTTTTACTATATATATTCCGCTTCTGCAAGCAAGTAGGGAAGTAGAGAAGCATCCCAACAATGCAGAGAAAAACAGTGCAACTTTATCCGCACTAACTCAGGAAAATTCTTTACTGTCTGGGTTAAAAATACTGGTAGTTGACGATAGTGCGGATACACTAGCATATTTGACGGCGGCAATAGAACAGTATGGCGCAAAAGTAGAAGCGATCGCATCTGTATCTGAAGCAATTATTGCACTAAAAAATCTCCACCCAGATGTTTTAATTAGTGATATTGGTATGCCCGATCAAGATGGTTATGATTTGATTAAACAAGTGAGATCTTTAGAACAATTAGGGCAAATTCCAGCTATGGCGCTAACTGCTTATGCTAGGGAAGAAGACCGCACACGTGCTTTATCTGCTGGTTTCCAGATGTATCTGTCTAAACCAGTTGAGCCAGACAAGTTAGCTAGTGCGATCGCGCAATTAGTTGGACGTAATATCCCAATATCATCTCAAATTAGTTAG
- the blaOXA gene encoding class D beta-lactamase codes for MSKKIYLIWQSLSWESLRASGFSLKLRKVMLTPLAILLTIGSLIAVVTLNSLIVIPAYSQPAKPTSVASPSNLDLERPFRELGVTGSIVIYDQKNNKFYEHNPSRNSTAFFPASTFKIFNSLVALETGTIKDETAVLTWDGVQRQIPEWNRDTNLRQAYKNSTVWFYQVLARRIGHKQMQSFINQIGYGNREIGTPEKIDQFWLEGPLQITPREQIKFLQRLYSKDLPFSQPTIELVKDIMIFEKTPNYVWRGKTGWANSVNPEIGWFVGYLEQKDNAYFFATNIDLKDSDDPAARIEITRRCFKMLGLL; via the coding sequence TTGAGTAAAAAAATATACCTAATTTGGCAATCACTTTCTTGGGAAAGCTTACGTGCATCTGGCTTTTCACTAAAACTACGGAAAGTGATGTTAACACCTTTAGCAATCCTACTTACTATTGGTAGTTTGATCGCAGTAGTTACTCTTAACTCATTGATTGTTATTCCTGCATACTCTCAACCAGCCAAACCGACCTCAGTAGCATCTCCTAGCAACCTTGACCTTGAGCGTCCTTTTAGAGAACTAGGAGTTACAGGTTCAATTGTAATTTACGATCAGAAAAATAATAAATTTTATGAACATAATCCATCTCGCAATTCTACAGCTTTTTTCCCAGCTTCAACTTTCAAAATTTTTAACTCATTAGTCGCATTAGAAACGGGAACGATTAAGGATGAAACCGCCGTTTTAACGTGGGATGGCGTTCAGCGCCAAATTCCTGAATGGAACCGAGATACCAACCTGCGTCAAGCTTATAAAAATTCAACGGTTTGGTTCTACCAAGTTTTAGCTCGTAGAATTGGACATAAACAAATGCAAAGCTTTATTAATCAAATTGGTTATGGAAACCGCGAAATTGGTACACCGGAAAAAATAGATCAATTTTGGTTAGAAGGGCCATTACAAATTACGCCTCGTGAGCAAATTAAATTTCTTCAACGTCTTTATAGCAAAGACTTACCCTTCTCCCAACCAACTATTGAACTGGTCAAAGATATCATGATCTTTGAGAAAACCCCAAATTATGTTTGGCGAGGAAAAACAGGTTGGGCAAACAGTGTCAACCCTGAAATTGGATGGTTTGTTGGCTACCTGGAACAGAAAGATAATGCTTATTTCTTTGCGACAAACATTGATTTAAAAGATAGTGACGACCCTGCTGCTCGGATTGAAATTACTCGTCGATGTTTTAAAATGTTGGGATTGCTATAA
- a CDS encoding glycosyltransferase family 39 protein gives MKLKVKSWRELWDKQQNKAWTLSILWLLLISWIAFLWNLGNTGLIDETEPLFAEASRQIAVTGDWITPYFNGVTRFDKPILIYWCQAIAYKLLGVNSWAVRLPSALAAIALTILGFYTLRYFGIPNPGKFQETSPTIIRKESHITRQLWLSAWIGAAMIALNPETIAWGRTGVSDMLLSGCTGSALLAFFLGYAQDSKPEVQERWYIAFYVLVALAVLTKGPVGIVVPVIIISTFLLYLGKFREVIQEMRPVRGFLLFAAITLPWYVLVFLANGENFINSFFGYHNIERFTGVVNGHRAPWYFYFLVVLVGFAPWSIYLPVAIARLRFWQRQSWQQQPRATHLGLFAWFWFAGIFAFFTIAITKLPSYVLPLMPAAAIIVALFWSDQINRVLEVREQNKTAHSATFIPALDREKKLNKPLFWSGVFNILFLLIIAGAIFFLPRYLGYDPAVPNLRELLQQAGLPVRGGIIWTLTAIALAIVLIKRYWHLVWGINLVGFIAFIIFVITPAYFLMDHTRQLPLRELAALSTQVQKPGEELIMIGFKKPSLVFYSQQQVNYFEKPKSAIKYIKSKATNQSNPHSSLILAQPESIKKTGLQPNQYQDLGSSGAYQLIRVFEQLTINN, from the coding sequence ATGAAGTTAAAGGTTAAAAGTTGGCGGGAATTGTGGGACAAGCAACAAAACAAAGCTTGGACGCTATCAATTTTGTGGTTGTTATTAATTAGCTGGATAGCTTTTTTGTGGAATCTGGGCAATACTGGCTTAATTGATGAAACTGAGCCGCTATTTGCTGAAGCTTCAAGGCAGATCGCAGTTACGGGCGACTGGATTACACCTTACTTCAATGGTGTGACTCGTTTTGATAAACCAATCTTAATCTATTGGTGTCAGGCGATCGCATATAAGTTACTTGGCGTGAATTCTTGGGCGGTGCGATTACCTTCTGCACTTGCGGCGATCGCACTAACAATTTTGGGATTCTATACACTCCGCTATTTTGGTATTCCCAACCCTGGAAAGTTTCAAGAAACATCTCCAACAATTATTAGAAAAGAGTCCCACATCACCCGCCAGTTATGGTTATCAGCTTGGATTGGCGCAGCAATGATTGCTTTAAATCCAGAAACTATTGCTTGGGGGCGTACAGGTGTATCAGATATGCTCCTGAGTGGATGTACAGGTTCAGCATTGCTGGCATTTTTCTTAGGATATGCCCAAGACTCTAAACCTGAAGTACAGGAACGTTGGTATATAGCTTTTTATGTATTAGTTGCACTAGCCGTTTTGACTAAAGGGCCTGTAGGAATTGTAGTGCCAGTAATAATTATTAGTACATTTCTCTTATATCTTGGTAAATTTCGAGAAGTAATCCAAGAAATGCGACCAGTGCGAGGTTTTTTGCTGTTTGCAGCAATTACTCTGCCTTGGTATGTATTAGTATTTTTGGCAAATGGTGAAAATTTTATTAATTCATTTTTTGGTTATCACAATATAGAACGTTTTACTGGTGTGGTAAATGGTCATCGCGCACCCTGGTACTTTTATTTTCTAGTTGTGCTTGTCGGGTTTGCGCCTTGGTCGATTTACTTACCAGTTGCGATCGCACGCCTACGATTTTGGCAACGTCAATCATGGCAACAACAACCACGCGCCACTCATTTAGGTTTATTTGCCTGGTTCTGGTTTGCTGGTATTTTTGCTTTCTTCACCATAGCTATTACCAAATTACCTAGCTATGTTCTGCCCTTAATGCCAGCCGCAGCTATTATAGTTGCACTATTCTGGAGCGATCAAATCAATCGAGTCTTAGAGGTTAGAGAACAGAATAAAACAGCACATTCCGCAACATTTATTCCCGCCTTAGATAGAGAAAAAAAATTAAACAAACCGCTGTTCTGGAGTGGCGTTTTTAATATTTTATTCTTATTAATTATTGCAGGTGCAATTTTTTTCCTACCTCGCTACTTGGGATATGATCCAGCGGTTCCTAACCTCCGCGAATTATTACAGCAAGCAGGTTTACCTGTACGTGGTGGCATAATTTGGACATTGACAGCAATAGCATTAGCGATAGTACTAATAAAACGCTATTGGCATTTGGTATGGGGGATTAATTTAGTTGGATTTATAGCGTTCATTATTTTTGTGATTACACCAGCTTACTTTCTGATGGATCACACCCGTCAACTACCCTTGCGAGAATTAGCTGCCCTCTCAACTCAAGTACAAAAACCAGGAGAAGAATTGATTATGATTGGGTTTAAAAAGCCTAGTCTTGTGTTTTATTCACAGCAACAAGTCAATTATTTTGAAAAACCAAAGAGTGCCATCAAGTATATTAAATCCAAAGCAACTAATCAATCTAACCCACATTCATCCCTGATTCTTGCTCAACCGGAATCAATCAAAAAGACAGGATTGCAACCCAATCAATATCAAGATTTAGGCTCATCTGGAGCATATCAACTCATCCGCGTTTTTGAACAATTAACAATTAACAATTAA
- a CDS encoding ATP-binding protein: MMLIPTPSLKEFLQPVRVCHSSVPLEVVIEIFTSCECDRIVVVNEQQYPVGVVNLQKLMPYILGNIKQQTGISTAVVNDQTHRGDRCNILFNQGNYLGDRTKVNLLEKTQHPATQIADFKRLIEPVENLSADLCWKEFWQQLQNQEDSGLNKQWVIVDSDGLCIGLLDSWRLLKYLAPLINNSSEFSQRSTTFSNPSQQPQSTIVNPLEQLLEQLPLPMMLQTGSGQVISKNTAWRKHIDDKQDIHFVKPEAGDVFKFLVPTDSLTEENNADLSDKFSAPTSVPTYYINSINQSSTTTGDEVEQRNIISSSLVNLSVAQTSNKGEILEVKPIKTTESLSQVSQQNVRIWEFVKINLGKQVSGQQVASNYFSLAPDLWLVLATDVTEQQQVAKELVAKNADLVQLNRFKDEFLACISHELKTPLTAVLGLSSLLKDQLPGELNERQSRYVDLIHQSGRQLMVVVNDILDLTLMETGQLELSLAPVNIATVCQSAYLQAQQLQSVKKTQEKLDTEVKFTLQIEPGLETLAADELRLRQMLLHLVSNALKFTDGKGEIGLNVCAWEGWISFTVWDTGIGIPPDKQHLIFQKFQQLENPLTRRFEGTGLGLVLAQRLARLHGGDISFISQLGQGSQFTLLLPPIPPQSSAELSIEYQNNSQVFRSNCNRLVLIVETVPNYIEDLNEKLTSLGYLVVIARSGTDAIEKARMLQPCAVLLNPVLPMLSGWDVLTLLKSDEQTKHIPVVVTASRADKETALENFADDFLSIPIQTSALRQSLIGFSQEKLSDRDPIVVLHLTSELQAEELELSLITNLNFINHNAELNYRVLEADDLEQAELIARVWHPDVVLLNSTGLSDPLLYLQQLSQYTSIATLPLITIDHQTTEAANQVPGLTVFPCLSPVNNHEQAALLQVIQVAVGISYQPSITIVDTAKLSNLCVFDHHEFASKNSCEWLQALNQYLKTAGFTTIVPPSWTEVTRHVHNPKFDLLLIYLVDIEPEPEFVNAIASLVQQPQKPPILVLDNRKSKPVNLSKTTKFNNNLNGSTKSSVEFEAVLRTAASKILRVDTLSMTELLKLINQTLT; the protein is encoded by the coding sequence ATGATGTTAATACCAACGCCTAGTTTAAAAGAGTTTCTACAGCCAGTGCGCGTTTGTCACTCATCAGTGCCATTGGAGGTGGTGATTGAAATTTTTACTTCTTGTGAATGCGATCGCATTGTAGTCGTGAATGAACAGCAATATCCTGTAGGAGTAGTAAACCTGCAAAAGTTGATGCCTTATATACTAGGCAACATTAAGCAGCAAACGGGAATATCTACAGCAGTTGTTAACGATCAAACACATCGGGGCGATCGTTGTAATATATTATTTAATCAAGGAAATTATTTAGGCGATCGCACCAAAGTTAATCTTTTAGAAAAAACTCAGCATCCAGCGACACAAATTGCTGATTTTAAAAGACTAATTGAACCTGTAGAGAATCTAAGTGCTGATCTGTGTTGGAAGGAATTTTGGCAGCAGCTACAAAACCAAGAAGACTCAGGATTAAATAAGCAGTGGGTTATTGTAGATAGCGATGGCTTGTGTATAGGACTTTTGGATAGTTGGCGGCTGTTAAAATATTTAGCACCACTAATCAACAATTCATCTGAGTTTTCCCAAAGAAGTACTACATTTAGCAATCCTAGTCAACAGCCGCAGTCAACGATTGTTAATCCCTTGGAACAATTACTGGAACAACTGCCGCTACCAATGATGTTGCAAACAGGCAGTGGGCAAGTAATTAGCAAAAATACAGCTTGGCGTAAGCACATTGACGATAAACAAGACATACATTTTGTTAAACCTGAAGCAGGGGACGTATTTAAATTTTTAGTACCAACAGACTCATTGACTGAAGAAAATAACGCTGATTTAAGCGATAAATTTTCTGCGCCAACATCCGTACCAACATACTATATTAATTCAATTAATCAATCTAGTACAACTACTGGAGATGAAGTCGAACAGAGAAATATAATTAGCTCTTCTTTAGTCAATCTATCAGTAGCACAAACAAGTAATAAAGGTGAAATATTAGAAGTTAAACCCATCAAAACAACGGAAAGCTTGAGTCAAGTCAGTCAGCAAAATGTGCGGATTTGGGAGTTTGTCAAAATTAATTTGGGTAAACAAGTTAGTGGTCAGCAAGTTGCTAGTAATTATTTTTCCTTAGCACCTGATCTCTGGCTGGTACTAGCTACCGATGTCACAGAACAACAGCAGGTGGCAAAGGAATTAGTGGCGAAAAATGCTGATCTAGTCCAATTAAACCGCTTTAAAGATGAATTTTTAGCTTGTATTAGCCATGAACTTAAAACGCCGCTAACTGCTGTTTTAGGTCTATCTAGTTTGTTGAAAGATCAACTACCAGGAGAACTAAATGAACGACAATCTCGTTATGTTGATTTAATCCATCAAAGCGGACGGCAGTTGATGGTGGTGGTTAATGATATTTTAGATTTAACTCTAATGGAAACTGGCCAGCTAGAATTGAGCCTAGCACCAGTTAATATTGCTACAGTTTGCCAAAGTGCGTATCTCCAAGCGCAGCAACTTCAATCAGTTAAAAAGACTCAAGAAAAATTAGATACAGAAGTCAAATTTACTCTGCAAATTGAACCAGGTTTAGAAACACTGGCGGCAGACGAATTACGGCTACGCCAAATGCTGCTTCACTTAGTTAGTAATGCTCTGAAATTTACAGATGGGAAAGGTGAAATTGGTTTAAATGTTTGTGCTTGGGAAGGTTGGATTTCTTTTACAGTCTGGGATACTGGCATTGGAATTCCTCCAGATAAGCAGCATTTAATTTTTCAGAAATTCCAACAACTAGAGAATCCCCTTACCCGCAGATTTGAGGGAACTGGTTTAGGATTGGTTTTAGCTCAACGTTTGGCACGTCTGCACGGTGGAGATATTTCTTTTATTTCCCAATTAGGTCAAGGTAGCCAGTTTACTTTATTACTGCCTCCTATTCCTCCACAATCATCTGCTGAATTGTCTATTGAGTATCAGAATAACAGTCAAGTTTTTAGGAGTAACTGCAATCGCTTAGTTTTGATTGTTGAAACTGTGCCGAATTATATTGAAGATTTGAATGAAAAACTTACAAGTTTAGGATATTTGGTTGTAATTGCGCGCTCAGGTACGGATGCAATCGAAAAAGCTAGAATGTTGCAACCATGCGCTGTGTTGCTCAATCCGGTGTTACCGATGCTTTCCGGTTGGGATGTTTTGACTTTGTTAAAGTCAGATGAGCAAACTAAGCATATTCCAGTAGTTGTAACCGCTTCTAGAGCAGATAAGGAAACTGCTTTAGAAAATTTTGCAGATGATTTTTTGAGTATACCAATACAAACGTCGGCATTAAGGCAAAGTTTAATTGGTTTCAGCCAAGAAAAGTTAAGCGATCGCGATCCTATAGTAGTATTGCACTTAACGTCAGAGTTGCAGGCTGAAGAGTTAGAACTTAGTTTAATTACTAACTTAAATTTCATTAATCATAATGCAGAACTAAATTACAGAGTTTTAGAAGCTGATGATTTAGAGCAGGCAGAATTAATTGCTCGTGTTTGGCATCCTGATGTTGTATTACTTAATAGTACTGGTTTAAGTGATCCGCTCTTGTACTTGCAACAACTGAGCCAGTATACAAGTATTGCGACTTTACCTTTAATTACGATAGATCATCAGACAACTGAGGCTGCAAATCAAGTTCCTGGGTTAACAGTTTTTCCCTGTTTATCACCCGTGAATAATCACGAGCAAGCTGCTCTATTACAGGTGATTCAAGTGGCAGTAGGGATATCCTATCAACCAAGCATTACAATAGTAGATACTGCAAAATTATCAAACTTGTGTGTATTTGATCATCATGAATTTGCTAGTAAAAATTCTTGTGAATGGCTACAAGCACTAAATCAATATTTAAAAACAGCAGGGTTTACAACTATAGTTCCGCCTTCTTGGACAGAAGTAACTCGTCATGTTCACAATCCCAAATTTGATTTACTGTTAATTTATTTAGTAGATATAGAGCCGGAGCCAGAATTTGTTAACGCGATCGCATCGCTAGTACAGCAGCCACAAAAACCACCAATTTTAGTCTTAGATAACCGTAAAAGTAAGCCAGTAAATCTTTCTAAAACTACCAAATTCAATAATAACTTAAATGGTAGTACTAAGTCTAGCGTTGAATTTGAGGCAGTGTTAAGGACAGCAGCTAGTAAAATTCTGCGGGTAGATACTCTATCAATGACTGAGCTTCTAAAATTGATCAATCAGACATTAACCTAG
- the acsF gene encoding magnesium-protoporphyrin IX monomethyl ester (oxidative) cyclase, translated as MVDSLKKPAFEELRPGIKVPAKDTILTPRFYTTDFEEMAKMDISPNEDELNAILEEFRIDYNRHHFVRDAEFEQSWEHIDGETRRLFIEFLERSCTAEFSGFLLYKELGRRLKDKSPVLAECFNLMSRDEARHAGFLNKALSDFSLSLDLGFLTKSKSYTFFKPKFIFYATYLSEKIGYWRYITIYRHLEANPEDRVYPIFRFFENWCQDENRHGDFFDAIMRAQPNTLNDWRAKLWSRFFLLSVFVTMYLNDIQRADFYKILGLNARDYDIHVIKKTNETAGRVFPVILDVDNPEFYNRLDICVKNNEKLSAIANSNTPKFLQFFQKLPHYVSSGWQFLRLYLMKPIDMTALEGTVR; from the coding sequence ATGGTAGATTCCCTTAAAAAACCTGCATTTGAAGAGTTAAGACCAGGAATCAAAGTTCCCGCCAAGGACACCATTCTGACCCCTCGGTTCTACACCACCGACTTTGAAGAAATGGCGAAGATGGACATCTCGCCTAATGAAGACGAGTTGAACGCGATTCTAGAAGAGTTTCGCATTGATTACAACCGCCATCACTTTGTACGGGATGCCGAGTTTGAACAATCCTGGGAACATATTGATGGAGAAACTCGCCGCCTGTTCATTGAGTTTTTAGAGCGTTCCTGCACGGCGGAATTTTCTGGCTTTTTGCTATACAAAGAACTAGGCCGTCGTTTAAAAGATAAAAGCCCAGTTTTGGCAGAATGCTTTAACCTGATGTCTCGCGATGAAGCGCGTCATGCAGGTTTCCTCAACAAAGCACTGTCAGACTTCAGCTTATCCTTAGATTTAGGATTTCTGACTAAGAGTAAAAGTTACACTTTCTTTAAGCCGAAGTTTATCTTCTACGCTACTTACTTGTCTGAGAAGATTGGTTACTGGCGCTACATCACTATTTATCGTCACTTAGAAGCAAATCCAGAAGATCGGGTTTATCCAATCTTCCGATTCTTTGAAAACTGGTGTCAGGACGAAAACCGTCACGGTGACTTCTTCGACGCAATTATGCGGGCGCAACCAAATACTTTGAATGATTGGAGAGCGAAGCTGTGGAGCCGTTTCTTCCTATTATCAGTATTTGTGACGATGTATCTTAACGATATTCAGCGTGCAGATTTTTATAAAATTCTTGGTCTGAATGCGCGTGATTATGATATTCACGTGATTAAGAAGACTAATGAAACGGCTGGACGGGTATTCCCAGTAATTTTGGATGTAGATAATCCAGAATTTTACAATCGCCTGGATATTTGCGTGAAGAATAATGAAAAGCTGAGTGCGATCGCTAATTCTAATACTCCCAAATTCCTGCAATTCTTCCAAAAACTGCCCCACTACGTTTCTAGTGGTTGGCAATTCTTGCGGTTATATCTAATGAAACCAATTGATATGACTGCTTTGGAAGGCACAGTACGTTAA
- a CDS encoding TM2 domain-containing protein, producing the protein MNENISTVSEGNSTLTQLNMNNVGTSYLLWLGCLLQLHGLHRFYNKKYVTGLLWLCTFGLFGIGQFIDLFVMRGLVEEHNFKASMQFGLSPNGVPLPQPVIALTNPLPTQEQLMVKLLKAAAARGGKLSVTQAVMDTGASFAQVEATLKEMLKSGYICIDNHTVTGVVLYDFIEL; encoded by the coding sequence ATGAATGAGAATATATCTACTGTCTCTGAAGGCAATTCTACATTAACTCAGTTAAATATGAATAATGTAGGCACTAGCTATTTACTGTGGCTCGGCTGTTTGTTACAACTACACGGTTTGCACCGTTTTTATAACAAGAAGTATGTTACAGGGCTTTTGTGGCTGTGTACTTTTGGTTTATTTGGTATCGGGCAATTTATAGATTTGTTTGTAATGCGCGGTTTGGTTGAAGAACACAATTTCAAAGCAAGTATGCAATTTGGTTTGTCCCCGAATGGCGTACCGCTTCCTCAACCTGTGATCGCACTCACTAACCCTCTACCAACCCAGGAGCAATTAATGGTCAAACTGCTGAAAGCCGCAGCAGCAAGAGGTGGTAAGCTTTCAGTTACTCAAGCTGTGATGGATACAGGAGCTAGCTTTGCTCAAGTAGAAGCAACCTTAAAGGAAATGCTCAAAAGTGGATACATTTGTATAGACAACCACACAGTTACAGGCGTTGTCCTTTACGATTTCATTGAACTTTAA